One Triticum dicoccoides isolate Atlit2015 ecotype Zavitan chromosome 5B, WEW_v2.0, whole genome shotgun sequence genomic window carries:
- the LOC119306427 gene encoding 7-deoxyloganetin glucosyltransferase-like: protein MEAIEKPHAVCLPAPAQGHITPMLKLAKILHTRGFYVTFVNTEFNHRRLLRSRGPAALNGLPDFRFASMPDGLPPSDEDATQEVGGLCYSIMTTFLPHFMALLGKLSEPNSGVPPITCLVVDGVMSFGYDAAKEIGVPCAALWTSSACGFMGYRHYRQLIERGFVPFKDESHVTDKEHLDTVVQGVAGMCDGMRLRDFPNFIRTTDREDVLLNFIMYMSERLSLPDAVLLNTFDELEGPVLDAMRAILPPMYTVGPLHRYASLVVPTGASVHDLGSNLWREQDGLLEWLDGQSARSVVYVNYGSITVMTNAELLEFAWGLANSGYPFIWNIRPDLVKGDSAVLPPEFLSAISGRSMLTTWCSQEKVIAHEAVGVFLTHSGWNSTLESICAGVPMLSWPFFAEQQTNCRYKCTEWGNGMEIGGEVKRAELAAMIQEVMDGEKGQEMRKRAAEWKEKAVRATLPGGPVEVSLDTVIRDVLLARLNKLPE from the exons ATGGAGGCCATCGAGAAGCCCCACGCTGTTTGCCTGCCGGCCCCGGCGCAGGGCCACATAACGCCGATGCTCAAGTTGGCCAAGATACTCCACACCCGGGGCTTCTACGTCACCTTCGTCAACACCGAGTTCAACCACCGCCGGCTGCTCCGCTCGCGCGGACCAGCGGCGCTCAATGGCCTCCCTGACTTCCGCTTCGCGTCGATGCCGGACGGGCTCCCTCCATCCGACGAGGACGCCACCCAGGAAGTCGGTGGACTGTGCTACTCCATCATGACCACCTTCCTGCCCCACTTCATGGCACTTCTTGGCAAGCTCAGTGAGCCCAACTCCGGAGTGCCGCCTATCACCTGTCTCGTCGTTGATGGAGTCATGTCGTTTGGCTACGATGCGGCAAAGGAGATCGGGGTGCCGTGCGCCGCGCTGTGGACATCTAGCGCCTGTGGGTTCATGGGGTACCGCCACTACCGTCAGCTCATAGAGCGGGGTTTCGTTCCTTTCAAAG ATGAGTCACATGTCACGGACAAGGAACACCTTGACACCGTGGTGCAGGGCGTTGCGGGCATGTGCGACGGCATGCGCCTGCGCGACTTCCCGAACTTCATACGTACGACGGACCGCGAGGACGTGCTGCTGAACTTCATCATGTACATGTCTGAGCGGTTATCGCTCCCGGACGCGGTGTTGCTCAACACCTTCGATGAGCTCGAGGGGCCGGTGCTGGACGCCATGCGCGCCATCCTCCCACCCATGTACACTGTTGGCCCGCTCCACCGCTACGCTAGCCTCGTGGTACCGACTGGCGCCTCGGTCCACGACCTCGGGTCCAACCTTTGGAGGGAGCAGGACGGCCTCCTGGAGTGGCTCGACGGACAGAGCGCCCGTTCCGTCGTGTACGTCAACTACGGCAGCATCACCGTCATGACGAACGCGGAGCTCCTCGAGTTCGCGTGGGGGCTTGCCAACAGCGGCTACCCGTTCATATGGAACATCCGGCCAGACCTTGTGAAGGGCGACTCGGCCGTGCTACCGCCGGAATTCCTTTCTGCCATCAGCGGCCGCTCCATGCTGACAACATGGTGCTCACAGGAGAAGGTGATTGCCCACGAGGCAGTGGGGGTTTTCTTGACGCACTCCGGGTGGAACTCGACCCTGGAGAGTATCTGTGCCGGCGTGCCAATGTTGAGCTGGCCCTTTTTCGCAGAGCAACAAACCAACTGCCGGTACAAGTGCACCGAGTGGGGGAATGGGATGGAGATCGGCGGAGAGGTGAAAAGGGCAGAGCTCGCGGCGATGATACAGGAGGTGATGGATGGGGAGAAGGGGCAGGAGATGAGGAAGCGCGCGGCGGAGTGGAAGGAAAAGGCCGTGCGGGCGACTCTGCCTGGTGGACCCGTGGAGGTCAGTTTGGACACGGTGATTCGCGATGTACTTTTGGCAAGATTAAATAAACTCCCAGAATGA